In Dermacentor andersoni chromosome 4, qqDerAnde1_hic_scaffold, whole genome shotgun sequence, the following proteins share a genomic window:
- the LOC126536970 gene encoding E3 ubiquitin-protein ligase TRAIP-like produces MKFTCSICMDNFSSENIDNITATGCGHVFHEMCLLHWTEMSKTCPACRKPLRPKQVFKLYFNVSETKEVDVGDLQNKLDDAKAQLRAANVEKIKQQEAADMLKAFLIQREEEVQKFKDKYMDALGEKAQLQAKIQSMRKEVSEKRQLYDENITLRSRITHYESLKKLIDGNAKEADELLKSYADEPGTLKNLATYCVLVKRQLQTVTDSRSQLNKEALDLRKKVAYLEVLARERVARIRTLEGDVSHLKDMLHRAEVKAEKDNTSASTNADDGLIVESPAPERMKRPRLTNPEETPSPSVASPALRIVTSAWHSKAPDGATPTREPLLPRKTSFFRPAAATDSFKSVIRTGYNGLGGHSKHVVGSKPPLKKF; encoded by the exons atgaAGTTTACTTGTAGCATATGCATGGACAATTTCAGCAGCGAAAATATCGATAACATAACTGCCACTGGTTGCGGTCATGTTTTTCACGAAATGTGCCTACTCCACTGGACAGAAATGTCCAAGACTTGCCCAGCTTGCAGGAAGCCGTTGCGTCCGAAGCAAGTGTTCAAGCTCTATTTTAACGTGTCTGAAACGAAAGAAGTCGATGTCGGAGACCTTCAGAACAAGCTGGACGACGCGAAGGCACAGCTAAGGGCAGCAAATGTGGAAAAAATCAAACAGCAAGAAGCAGCCGACATGCTCAAGGCTTTCCTTATTCAACGAGAGGAAGAAGTTCAGAAGTTCAAGGACAAGTACATGGATGCGCTCGGCGAAAAGGCCCAGTTGCAAGCTAAGATACAGTCTATGAGAAAGGAAGTATCGGAAAAGCGGCAGTTATACGACGAAAATATTACTTTGCGGTCTCGAATAACGCATTATGAAAG tCTCAAAAAGCTGATAGACGGTAACGCAAAGGAAGCAGATGAGCTTCTGAAGTCTTATGCAGACGAACCTGGCACGCTAAAGAATTTGGCGACGTATTGTGTTCTTGTGAAACG CCAACTGCAGACAGTAACGGACAGCCGGTCACAGCTGAACAAGGAGGCGCTCGACTTAAGAAAAAAGGTGGCCTACTTGGAAGTTCTGGCGAGAGAGAGAGTGGCCCGCATACGTACGTTGGAAGGGGATGTTAGTCACCTCAAGGACATGCTCCACAGGGCGGAAGTCAAAGCGGAGAAGGACAACACTTCTGCGAGCACAAATGCCGATGATGGTCTGATTGTAGAAAG CCCAGCACCTGAACGAATGAAACGCCCGCGCTTGACAAACCCTGAAGAAACACCTTCTCCAAGTGTTGCCTCTCCAGCTCTTCGC ATTGTGACCTCTGCTTGGCACTCAAAAGCTCCAGACGGTGCGACACCGACGAGGGAACCACTGCTGCCACGAAAAACAAGCTTTTTCCGTCCAGCTGCTGCTACAGATTCATTCAAGTCGGTCATCAGGACTGGCTACAATGGTCTAGGTGGTCATTCAAAGCATGTTGTTGGATCAAAGCCACCTCTGAAAAAATTCTAG
- the COX7B gene encoding uncharacterized protein COX7B, translating to MIARLVSQRALQCVSRQSRSSVRSYHPPSQYKQVTMADMPTFIGPWEEHFSKRQAKFNIHLAVGVGFFLVSLVTAKSLGTLDYVDAPPMKN from the exons ATGATCGCGCGACTCGTCTCCCAAAGGGCGCTGCAGTGTGTTTCGA GGCAGTCCCGCAGCAGCGTGCGGTCGTACCACCCCCCTTCCCAGTACAAACAAGTTACCATGGCTGACATGCCCACCTTCATCGGGCCGTGGGAGGAGCACTTTAGCAAGAGGCAGGCCAAGTTCAACATTCATCTGGCCGTGGGCGTTGGTTTCTTCCTCGTGAGCCTCGTCACT GCGAAGTCCCTGGGTACTTTGGACTATGTTGATGCCCCGCCTATGAAGAACTAG